The sequence below is a genomic window from Acetivibrio clariflavus DSM 19732.
TGATAGTGGGTCACGAAAAAATTAAGCTTAGTTAAAAGTTCAATGACTTATAAATTCAAAGAGAATGTAACAAATTTTGTGTATGAATGAATAATTAAATTCCTTCTTGGCAAGAATTACAAACAATAAAAGCTAAGGAGGAATTTTTTATGTCAACATTATCAAAAGAACAGATAAAAGCAATAGTGAAGGGAAATAATTTCCAAAGTGTGACTGATGTCACGAACTATCTTAAAGACATTTTTAAAGACATTTTACAAGAGCTTATGGAAGCTGAATTAGAAGAAAAGCTTGGTTATGCTAAGGAAGAACGTAGTGCAAAAAATACCGACAACTGTAGAAATGGTTATTCTACTAAGACTTTAAAAAGTGAATTTGGAGAAGTTGAGATTCAAATTCCAAGGGACCGTAAAGGAGAGTTTGAGCCTAAAATTATACCTAAATATCAAAGAAATGTTTCCGGCATAGAAGAAAAAATAATATCTCTATACGCAAGGGGCATGTCAACCAGGGATATTGGAGAGCAGCTAAAGGACCTTTATGGAGTGGAAATATCTGCGGAAATGCTTAGTAGGATTACTGACCGTATTATTCCTGAAATAAAAGAATGGCAACAAAGACCCTTAGAACCTATATATACATTTTGTTTTATGGATGCCATTCATTATAAAGTAAGAGATGAAGGAAGAATATGTAATCGTGCAGCCTATGTGGTTATTGGTGTTAATGTTGAGGGATATAAAGACATACTGGGTATATGGATTGGAGAAAATGAATCATCAAAATTCTGGCTTGGTGTAATGAATGATCTTAAAAATAGGGGTGTACAGGATGTAATGCTATTTTGCGTGGATGGACTTACAGGACTGAAAGAAGCTATAAATGCTGCGTTTCCTATGGCAGAAATACAAAGATGCATAATACATCAGCTGAGAAATTCTTTTAAGTATGTGCCATACAAAGACCTAAAAGCATTTAGTAATGATTTCAAAGAAGTATATCATGCTATTAATGAAGAAATAGCATTAGAAAAACTTTATGAACTTAAAGAAAAGTGGGGAAAGGAATATCCTTTTGCAATACGTAGTTGGGAAAATAACTGGGATGTTATAAGTCCATTTTTCAAATTTCCAGAAGAAATACGAAAAATAATTTATACTACAAATATAATTGAAGGACTACATCGTCAGTTTCGTAAGGTCACAAAAACAAAAACAATATTTCCAACAGACAGTTCACTAGAAAAGATTTTATATTTAGCATCAATGAATGTAGTAAAAAAATGGACACAACGTTACAAAAACTGGGATAGAGTACTTAGCCAATTGGTAATCCAATATCCAGGTAGGCTGGAAGAGTATATTTAAGAGCATTCACCCCCACCGCCCTCAAGGGCTCATCCTCATCGCCGGATGGGCTAGACCTCACAAAATTAAAAATATAGGTTTAAAAGGCTAATACTGACCATTATAAATGATTATTGCCAGATTTAATCAAGTTTATGTATAAAACTTAACAAATCCGGCAATAATATATAATGAAAAGGCAATAAAAAACAATATTCTGTAAACCTTGTCAACTAAAATTTACTTGCTAAAGAAGGATTACATAAATTATGATACACAAAATTACTTACATTCCCCATTTTTTAATAATCACTTTACTTTTCATAAAAACTTAAATTATAAATATTAGCTTTATGAAGGTTTGAGACAAAATATTTAGCGCTGTATAACTCCATCGGCCCATAATCTCTCGAGGTTATAAAATTCTCTGTCTTCCTCATGAAAAATATGGACAACCACGGAATTATAGTCAAGAAGAATCCACCTTGCGCTATTGTACCCCTCTTTTCTCAGTAATTCCACATTCATTTCCTGCATTTTTTCTTCCACCTCATCGGCAAGAGCCTTAATGTGAACAGTGGAAGTACCGCTGCAAATTACAAAATAGTCCGCAATAACTGTAAGCTCACTGATATCTATAGTTTTTACATCTTTCGCTTTTTTGTCATTCAAAATCTCTACAATTTTCTCAGCTAAAGCCTTTGAATCCAACTAACTCCACCCTTTCCTATAATTATCTCATATATAAAAAATTTAATAATCGTCCCCAAGTATCACCACAATATCAAACCTTGAATCAGGATCAATTTCTTTCCTGACTCTTCTTATGTTAATCAGCTTGCCAATTTCCTCACCCGGAACATTTTCCTTTTTTTCTATTATAACCGAATTTACACGCTTTAAAGACTTATCGTTTCCTGCGCTTACAGTAAATCCATTTACTTCAAGTACCGCCCTCACCTTTTCAGAAAGTCCTGTTTTTTGGGAATGATTTATTACATTTACGCATATACCTTTATTTCTGACTATTGCCTCGCCAATTTCTCTGCTTGCTTCATCACTAGATGCCAGGGATGCATTTGCCACACTTGCCACTTCAGAAATTTCATTTTTGGTCTCATTAACTTTTGAATCATCTTCAGGAACCAATGCATCACCTTTTGCAATCAAAGCAGTAGCTGTCGGCTGCGCAATCACTTTTTTGGAGTCTACGGAAAAGACAGCATTACGTATCGTAAGCAGTGCTATTACTGCCACCGTCAAAAGACCCGTTGATAAGATTACACGCCTAAAGCTCTTTATTCTTATCCTACCACGTCGCTTTTTCTTAGCTGCCATAGTGTCATAAACCTCCATAACTCCCAAGACACTAAATTTAAGCAATCCCCGGCTGTATTCGGACTATCCTGAAAGTTTATAAAATTTCTTTTTCCCTATATGAATTAATAATGAAATTCCATGTATCAATAGTATCAATTTGAATAAGTCCTCTTTTTTCAACCAAATGCCTTATGATACCCATTAACGAAACAACCATTCCCTTGTCAAGATCCTCAAAAACTGCCTCCCGTACTTTATCCACACCGGGAAAATCTCTTCCCGGTTCAATATAATCTGCCAGAAATATTATCTTATCGAGAGTACTCATGTTCTTGCGCCCTGTAGTATGACAGTATATGGCACTGAGAATCTCCTCATCCTCTATACCATACACTTCCCTTGCAACAATCGAGCCAGCAGGCCCATGCAATAACTTAGGCTGCATCAAAGAAATATCATCCATTTTAATATTGTTTTGCCTGCATATCTTTAAAATATCTTCAACTGCCATCTCCCTGGCACAATCGTGAAGCAAACCGGCCAATTCAGCTTTCTTTGCATCAACCCCGTATTGCGCCGCCAATTTTACGGCAGTTTCCATAACCCCCAACGAATGTTTAAATCTTTTTGGAGATAAAACTTCTTTCAGTCTGTCGTGTATCTGCTGTATTGTCATATACATCATTTCCTCTTTATCAGTCTATTCTTTGTAAAGTCCATTTGACTCTATATACTCCTCCACAGATTCAGGAACCAGATATTTTATTGACCTTCCTTCTTTTATCCTTTCTCTTATTTCTGTAGAAGAAATATCTATCAGCGGAGCATCAATAAAGTGAATTTTCACACCATAAGCATCTCTCAGATATTCCATCTGTTTATAAAACACTTTTTCATCATTTCCCGGTCTCAAAACAGCAATAAACTCGCAAATCTTAAAAACATCCTCAAAACTTCTCCATGTTAGCAAATCATTTAAAACATCTGCACCAATTATATAATACAGATTTGTATCCTTTCCATAGGTTTCTCTCAATTTTTTCAGAGTGTCTACAGTATAGGTATAGCCCTCACGGTCCACTTCAATTCTTGACGCTTCAAAGTAAGGATTCCCCGCTACCGCTCTCTGAACCATATCGAATCTTTTTTCTGCACAAACAACACTTCCCAAATTTTTATGGGGAGGCATTCCTGAAGGAATAAACAATACCTTGTCCAGACCAAACTTGTCCCTTACCGTCTCAGCTATAATCAAGTGGCCTATATGTATAGGATTAAAGGTTCCTCCTGAAATACCTATTTTTTGAACACTGTTCTTCACTCCATCACTACCCTTTTTTATCCTTAATTACGGCCAGAGCGCCATAGATAATAGCATCATCTCCCAGGCTGCTTTGCGCTATTTCCGTTCCACTTAACAATGCGGGAAGTGCAAACCTTTTGAGATATTTTTTCAGCAGAGGCATTACATAATCTCCAAGAGATTCCAAAACGCCTCCTCCCAGTACCACCATGTCAGGATTGAAAATATTTATAAGGTTTCCTGTGCCGGCTGCAAGATAATATATAGCATTGTCCATAACTTCCAAAGCCACACTGTCTTCGGCTTCTATTGCATATTTCAGCGCCTTGCTTTTAATAATGGAATCTTCATCTAAGAAATCTTTCAGTACAGTCTTTCTCCCTCTTTGAATTTGAGCCCTTATTTCCCTTGTTATTGCAACTTTACTGGCATAAGCCTCAAAACATCCCCGCTGACCGCAGTTACAGTAAGGGCCCTCGGTATTTAATACCATGTGTCCCAACTCACCGGCATCATATCTTTTACCCGTAAAAAGCTTATTGTTTAATATAAGCCCACCGCCAATTCCGGTGCCTACAAATATTCCCACAACATTTTCCCTATTTGCAGCAACTCCATATTTCCATTCACCAAGCATTCCCAAGTTTGCGTCATTCCCTATGTAGAACGGAATATCAAACTCATTTTCTATAACTTTTTTCAAATTATAGTTTTCCCATGGGAGATTTGGTGCATATATAATTTCACCGGTTTCATCGTTTATAACTCCCGGTGCACCCGCAGCAATCGCCTCAATTTCTTTTTTATCAGCACCCAACTCTTTCATCAGTTCATCGATAACGCCGATTATTCTCTTCTCAATTTCTTCTATTCCCTTATTGGCCTTGGTCTTTTTTTTAACCCGGAAAACTATATTGTCCTTCTCGTCCAAAACAGCTCCAAGTATCTTTGTACCGCCAATATCAAGGCAAATATATTTCTTGCCCATTTTACCCTCCCTATTTTTTGAATAACGAGCAAGCAAAAGAGTTTAATTGTTTTATAATAATGATTGTACATAAAATTTAGCCAATCTTCAAGAAATTATTATAGCCTATTATCACAAACAAATTCGACTTTTTGCAAATCATTATTGGTATTTTTTACAAAGCAGTATTGGTATAAGGAAGAGTTTTTAGCATACCCAAAAGATATTTTTTCAGCAGTGCAAAGTCAATTGAGTTTATACTGCCATCCATGTTCAGATCCGCGGCTTTTTCCCAGTCATCCGACAGCAATTCACCGGACATGCCAAGCAATATTCTTTTCATAAGTGCATAATCAATAGCATTAACAGCCTTGTCTCCGTTTAAATCGCCGTAAATAAAGTTTATGGGATCAGGAATGTCGGTTGGTGGGATATATATCTCAATTCTTCCATCAGCTACCGGTATCCCGAAATTGGGTGTACCGTCATCATTCCAGTCCACTCTTTGAGCACGGGTATGCCTGTTTGGGTCATATAAAGGATCTCCTATTATATTTTTGTAATTTCTTGCATGGTATATCATTATATCCACTTTTCCGTCCGGTGAAGTTGTAAAGGAATTATGCCCGGGTCCATATTGGCCTGTGGAGTCATTTGATTGAAAGACAGGACTCGGAGACTTCTTCCAGGAATTTGGATCCAACAAATTACTTGTATCAGATGCGGTCAACAACCCCATACAGTAATTGGAGTCGGTTGCACTGGCGGAATAAGTTATGAAAATTCTTCCGTTCTTTTTTATAACCGCCGGGCCTTCATTTACTTTATACCCCACCTTTTCCCAAGGATACTCCGGTGTTGAAATCATAACCTGCTTACCGGTTATGGCAAAGGGTCCGTTCATTTTTGCTATATAAATATTGCTGTTGCTGTCTATATTCGGATCCTTTTGAGCCCATACAAGATATCGGACTCCATTATGTTCAAAGGTGGTTGCATCCAAGGTAAAGGACTCCCAATTGGTCTTCAGCTGACCCCTCTCAATCCATGTTCCGTCTATGGGATTTGAATCGGCGCATTCAAGTACATACAAACGAATATCAAATTTATTGCTGGAGGTTCCTGCAGAAAAATAGATATACCATTTTCCCTCAATAAAATGTATTTCAGGGGCCCATATATGGCCACCCATTACACCGCTTGAAGGCCTACGCCATATTGTCTTTGGTGTAGCCGATGCAAGTCCCTGTATAGTCTTTGCCCTTCTAAGTTCTATCCGGTCATACTCCGGTACGGATGCTGTCATATAGTAATAGCCGTCAGTGTGTCTGTAAACCCAAGGATCGGCCCGCTGTATAACTACCGGATTCGTTACAATAACTGCCCCTTCCGGTTCGTTGGGATCGGGCAGCACAACCGAATCATCAAACAACCGGTAAGTGGCATCCATTCTGTCAAGATCGGTTACAATTTCATCTATTCTCAGTAATTTTTCATAATGTCTTATATATCTGGTTGGATAATTGTACGACTGAAAAGAGATACATGAAGTGTCGGCCAGGCCCTGAACCACTTTAAAAGTTGCATCGGCCGCAAAAATGCTGCTTCCGTCGTTCTTTTCAAGCCTGAGCTTGTAATCGTAATGCCTTAAATAATAGCCCGGATAATTTACCGATTCTATGGATACATATCCCTCACCCTGATTGGCAAGCCCTTTAACCAGGCGCCACTGTGCATCCTCTTCCGGGCTTACCTTTTCATCTATCCTTGCTATAAAATTGTTGTGTCTTATGTACATACTTGGGTAATTATAGGACTGAAGCCTTATTTTGCTAGTCTCCGAATCTGTTGACAAAAGCTGCATTGTTCCCATCGAATTATATCCATCAAGCATCGTGTTAAAATCAACAGCAAGAATAATTTCTGCCGAAAAGTTAATTGTGCAGCACACTAAAGCAGCTGTCACCATAACCAATACACAGATTTTTACCAGTCGTTTTTTCATCATCCTACTCCTTTCCACAGGCATAAATATATTAAACTGAAAAATTTACTCTTTAGAATTTTTGCTCAACAGGTTGAGGAGCATTACTTTTCTTCAAAGAGGAATAAAATTAATCCTACTGGATTTTCATTTTCTATTTATAATAATACCAAATTTAACTGCTTTTTGGTGAAAATAAATTCTTGTAATCATAAATTATTATACCGGGAAACTGTTTATCGAAATGTAAAATCAAAGAAGTATCAACCTCCATCGATTTCTAAGTATTTCACCACTTTTGAAATATAAAAAAACTCCTGTAGATTATTAAATTTACAGGAGTTTTGTCCATGCTTACTTTTTTCATTACATTTCTAAGAAATTTTAATATAGCTTTTTACTTCTGCACTATATGTATTACTCTTTAGAAAACTTACCAAATCAT
It includes:
- a CDS encoding IS256 family transposase, translating into MSTLSKEQIKAIVKGNNFQSVTDVTNYLKDIFKDILQELMEAELEEKLGYAKEERSAKNTDNCRNGYSTKTLKSEFGEVEIQIPRDRKGEFEPKIIPKYQRNVSGIEEKIISLYARGMSTRDIGEQLKDLYGVEISAEMLSRITDRIIPEIKEWQQRPLEPIYTFCFMDAIHYKVRDEGRICNRAAYVVIGVNVEGYKDILGIWIGENESSKFWLGVMNDLKNRGVQDVMLFCVDGLTGLKEAINAAFPMAEIQRCIIHQLRNSFKYVPYKDLKAFSNDFKEVYHAINEEIALEKLYELKEKWGKEYPFAIRSWENNWDVISPFFKFPEEIRKIIYTTNIIEGLHRQFRKVTKTKTIFPTDSSLEKILYLASMNVVKKWTQRYKNWDRVLSQLVIQYPGRLEEYI
- the rsfS gene encoding ribosome silencing factor, with product MDSKALAEKIVEILNDKKAKDVKTIDISELTVIADYFVICSGTSTVHIKALADEVEEKMQEMNVELLRKEGYNSARWILLDYNSVVVHIFHEEDREFYNLERLWADGVIQR
- a CDS encoding LytR C-terminal domain-containing protein, with translation MAAKKKRRGRIRIKSFRRVILSTGLLTVAVIALLTIRNAVFSVDSKKVIAQPTATALIAKGDALVPEDDSKVNETKNEISEVASVANASLASSDEASREIGEAIVRNKGICVNVINHSQKTGLSEKVRAVLEVNGFTVSAGNDKSLKRVNSVIIEKKENVPGEEIGKLINIRRVRKEIDPDSRFDIVVILGDDY
- the yqeK gene encoding bis(5'-nucleosyl)-tetraphosphatase (symmetrical) YqeK, whose amino-acid sequence is MYMTIQQIHDRLKEVLSPKRFKHSLGVMETAVKLAAQYGVDAKKAELAGLLHDCAREMAVEDILKICRQNNIKMDDISLMQPKLLHGPAGSIVAREVYGIEDEEILSAIYCHTTGRKNMSTLDKIIFLADYIEPGRDFPGVDKVREAVFEDLDKGMVVSLMGIIRHLVEKRGLIQIDTIDTWNFIINSYREKEIL
- the nadD gene encoding nicotinate-nucleotide adenylyltransferase, with the translated sequence MKNSVQKIGISGGTFNPIHIGHLIIAETVRDKFGLDKVLFIPSGMPPHKNLGSVVCAEKRFDMVQRAVAGNPYFEASRIEVDREGYTYTVDTLKKLRETYGKDTNLYYIIGADVLNDLLTWRSFEDVFKICEFIAVLRPGNDEKVFYKQMEYLRDAYGVKIHFIDAPLIDISSTEIRERIKEGRSIKYLVPESVEEYIESNGLYKE
- a CDS encoding ROK family protein translates to MGKKYICLDIGGTKILGAVLDEKDNIVFRVKKKTKANKGIEEIEKRIIGVIDELMKELGADKKEIEAIAAGAPGVINDETGEIIYAPNLPWENYNLKKVIENEFDIPFYIGNDANLGMLGEWKYGVAANRENVVGIFVGTGIGGGLILNNKLFTGKRYDAGELGHMVLNTEGPYCNCGQRGCFEAYASKVAITREIRAQIQRGRKTVLKDFLDEDSIIKSKALKYAIEAEDSVALEVMDNAIYYLAAGTGNLINIFNPDMVVLGGGVLESLGDYVMPLLKKYLKRFALPALLSGTEIAQSSLGDDAIIYGALAVIKDKKG
- a CDS encoding family 43 glycosylhydrolase codes for the protein MKKRLVKICVLVMVTAALVCCTINFSAEIILAVDFNTMLDGYNSMGTMQLLSTDSETSKIRLQSYNYPSMYIRHNNFIARIDEKVSPEEDAQWRLVKGLANQGEGYVSIESVNYPGYYLRHYDYKLRLEKNDGSSIFAADATFKVVQGLADTSCISFQSYNYPTRYIRHYEKLLRIDEIVTDLDRMDATYRLFDDSVVLPDPNEPEGAVIVTNPVVIQRADPWVYRHTDGYYYMTASVPEYDRIELRRAKTIQGLASATPKTIWRRPSSGVMGGHIWAPEIHFIEGKWYIYFSAGTSSNKFDIRLYVLECADSNPIDGTWIERGQLKTNWESFTLDATTFEHNGVRYLVWAQKDPNIDSNSNIYIAKMNGPFAITGKQVMISTPEYPWEKVGYKVNEGPAVIKKNGRIFITYSASATDSNYCMGLLTASDTSNLLDPNSWKKSPSPVFQSNDSTGQYGPGHNSFTTSPDGKVDIMIYHARNYKNIIGDPLYDPNRHTRAQRVDWNDDGTPNFGIPVADGRIEIYIPPTDIPDPINFIYGDLNGDKAVNAIDYALMKRILLGMSGELLSDDWEKAADLNMDGSINSIDFALLKKYLLGMLKTLPYTNTAL